A single genomic interval of Leptospira montravelensis harbors:
- a CDS encoding tyrosine-type recombinase/integrase: MLKDKMINDMIVHGYSNQTIRCYTACMKVITRYFQKSPLDLEPSDIYDFFLYLRLENKSDSTLINFYSALLFFYSLRDRKDMMQLVPVPKRKRKVVAVFSQSEIVNFLSSCRNVWEKNIFTLLYSSGIRIGEVVNLQISHIDFERKAIFIASGKGGHARYALLADKTAVLLKQYIEIYNPKSYLFFSHKGKDVAVSARAIQAAFQKIRKLAGIQKYGTVHTLRHSFATHLLEDGYGLVYIQKLLGHADIKTTLVYLHVSPNSHLQITSPLEKIVNTKLGMFENRNQYGFQFS; encoded by the coding sequence ATGTTAAAAGATAAAATGATCAATGACATGATCGTACATGGATATTCAAATCAGACAATTCGATGTTATACTGCTTGTATGAAGGTGATCACTAGATACTTTCAAAAGTCTCCTTTGGATTTGGAACCTTCCGATATATATGATTTTTTCCTCTATTTGAGGTTGGAAAATAAATCTGATTCAACTCTAATTAATTTTTACAGTGCATTATTGTTTTTTTATTCTTTAAGAGATAGAAAAGACATGATGCAATTGGTTCCTGTCCCGAAACGGAAACGAAAGGTTGTTGCCGTGTTTAGCCAAAGCGAAATTGTGAATTTTCTTTCTAGCTGTCGTAATGTTTGGGAAAAAAATATTTTTACCTTACTTTATTCTTCTGGGATACGTATTGGTGAAGTGGTAAACCTTCAAATATCTCATATTGACTTTGAAAGGAAGGCCATCTTTATCGCTTCAGGAAAAGGAGGTCACGCAAGGTATGCACTTTTAGCAGATAAAACGGCTGTTTTGTTAAAACAATATATTGAAATTTACAATCCTAAGTCCTATTTATTTTTTTCTCACAAAGGGAAGGACGTTGCAGTAAGTGCAAGGGCCATCCAAGCTGCGTTTCAAAAAATTAGAAAACTCGCTGGGATTCAGAAATATGGAACTGTTCATACTCTCAGACATTCCTTTGCCACTCATCTTTTGGAAGATGGTTACGGTTTGGTTTATATACAAAAACTATTAGGTCATGCTGATATCAAAACGACACTTGTCTATCTACATGTAAGTCCTAATTCACATCTCCAAATTACAAGTCCGTTGGAAAAAATCGTAAATACCAAACTAGGAATGTTTGAAAATCGAAATCAATATGGGTTCCAGTTTAGCTAA
- a CDS encoding cytochrome-c peroxidase: MININVSLYVNIFYDRIACFLFVSIIKKISHIFSFCFLCHVKSWLVFGSIASLFILCDCSKAESRIIPELSKFEVVEPPLGFRLSSHCPSGLKLEKGFCLIDYRYINSLEINGGLGQTLVQVKLDPKVIDLGRYLFFDPILSGDKQLSCAHCHHPAYSLSDGRKQSIGKDGLGYGPTRKNGVLLKRSAPSLWNVVYMKNLFWEGRASNLEDQAEGPLYSPDEMASSPEIIESRLNESPYYQKMFRQAYGEKGSKISAALVIDALSNFERSLVSFSSRFDKWSTGDKEALNTEELLGYNVFRSFVARCAECHPPPMFTNNVFATIGVLDTKERDFGRETITGQNLLRGAFRVPSLRNIVKTAPYMHAGNLDSLEEVVHFYNEGGGRGNGAPNDLRIHWHVREMGLSKKEINALISFLYTLTDETSMPKFPKSVPSGLPVALEYESYQNRSSIK, translated from the coding sequence TTGATAAATATCAATGTGTCTCTTTATGTTAATATTTTTTATGACAGAATCGCTTGTTTTCTTTTTGTTTCTATTATTAAAAAGATTTCTCACATTTTCTCTTTTTGTTTCCTTTGTCATGTGAAGTCTTGGTTGGTTTTTGGTTCCATTGCCTCTTTGTTTATACTTTGTGATTGTTCTAAGGCAGAGTCTAGAATCATTCCAGAGCTTTCCAAATTTGAGGTAGTGGAACCGCCATTAGGTTTCCGCCTCTCTTCGCATTGCCCTTCCGGATTGAAACTGGAAAAAGGTTTTTGTCTGATTGATTATCGATATATCAATTCTCTAGAAATAAACGGTGGCCTTGGACAAACTCTCGTACAAGTCAAATTAGATCCCAAAGTCATTGACTTAGGTAGATATTTATTTTTTGATCCTATTCTCTCTGGCGATAAACAATTGTCATGCGCACATTGTCATCATCCAGCTTACAGTCTTTCTGATGGAAGGAAACAAAGTATTGGAAAAGATGGTTTAGGTTATGGACCAACGCGTAAAAATGGAGTTTTACTAAAACGATCGGCCCCTAGTTTGTGGAACGTGGTTTATATGAAAAACTTATTTTGGGAGGGGAGAGCTTCCAATTTAGAAGACCAAGCAGAAGGGCCACTGTATTCACCAGATGAAATGGCTAGTTCGCCAGAAATCATTGAATCAAGGTTAAATGAAAGTCCCTATTATCAAAAAATGTTTCGTCAAGCTTATGGAGAAAAGGGATCTAAAATATCAGCTGCATTGGTGATAGACGCTTTATCTAATTTTGAGAGATCACTAGTTTCTTTCAGTAGTCGATTTGACAAATGGTCAACAGGAGATAAAGAAGCATTAAACACAGAAGAGTTGTTAGGTTATAATGTTTTCAGATCTTTTGTGGCCCGTTGTGCGGAATGTCATCCACCTCCGATGTTTACAAATAATGTTTTTGCTACGATTGGAGTTTTAGATACGAAAGAAAGGGATTTTGGTAGAGAAACTATCACTGGTCAAAATTTGCTCAGAGGAGCCTTCCGGGTTCCTAGTTTAAGAAACATAGTTAAAACAGCACCTTATATGCATGCTGGCAATTTGGATAGCCTAGAAGAAGTTGTTCATTTTTATAATGAAGGTGGGGGAAGAGGAAATGGGGCTCCGAATGATCTTAGAATCCATTGGCATGTTAGGGAAATGGGTCTTAGTAAAAAAGAAATTAACGCTCTCATTTCTTTTCTGTATACATTGACTGATGAAACGAGTATGCCAAAATTTCCGAAGTCGGTTCCTTCGGGTTTACCAGTTGCACTAGAATATGAATCATATCAAAACCGGAGTTCTATAAAGTAA